One part of the Paraglaciecola sp. L3A3 genome encodes these proteins:
- a CDS encoding response regulator transcription factor → MNSQGRQPITSHYAHILHVEDDLSLAEWVTEYLQTNGFSVEHLGRGDQVMQAVANNQYDLMLLDVMLPGMDGIEVCRNVRQFSQVPIIMMTAKADEFDEVIGLEVGANDYVIKPVRPRALLARIKSVLRNHESTSSKNTEELVFGQLQINQQFKRVVHNGKEVELTSSLFSLLWLLASHAGKVMSREQVFQTLKGREYDGLDRRFDVLVSTLRKKLGDNPQQPKRIKTIWGKGYLFIADAWHD, encoded by the coding sequence ATGAATAGCCAAGGACGACAGCCAATCACTAGTCACTACGCACATATTCTACATGTGGAAGATGACTTGTCGTTGGCTGAATGGGTAACTGAATATTTACAAACCAATGGTTTTAGTGTCGAGCATCTTGGTCGTGGTGATCAAGTGATGCAGGCTGTCGCGAATAATCAGTATGACCTGATGTTATTAGATGTGATGTTACCTGGTATGGATGGAATTGAAGTCTGCCGTAATGTCCGTCAATTTTCACAAGTGCCTATTATTATGATGACGGCTAAAGCTGATGAATTCGATGAAGTGATTGGCCTAGAAGTGGGCGCAAATGATTATGTGATTAAGCCGGTGAGGCCAAGAGCTTTGTTAGCCAGAATTAAGTCAGTGTTACGTAATCATGAATCCACTAGTAGTAAGAACACTGAAGAATTAGTGTTTGGCCAGTTACAAATTAATCAACAGTTCAAACGTGTAGTTCATAATGGTAAAGAAGTAGAACTGACTAGCAGTTTATTTTCATTATTATGGTTGTTAGCCAGCCATGCGGGCAAAGTGATGAGTCGAGAACAGGTATTTCAAACCTTAAAAGGCCGAGAATATGATGGCCTAGATAGACGTTTTGATGTGCTGGTATCGACCCTCAGAAAAAAATTAGGTGATAACCCTCAACAACCGAAAAGAATTAAAACCATTTGGGGAAAAGGATATTTATTTATTGCGGATGCTTGGCATGATTAA
- the hemH gene encoding ferrochelatase — protein MKYQGNSAFSHKQIDKVGVLITNLGTPDAPKRKQLRAYLKEFLSDPRVVEVPRLIWWFILNLVILNIRPSRSAKAYATVWTERGSPLMFHTQDQAVDLREKLQQIHGDNIVVEFAMRYGSPSIDSVIDKMLQQGVRKLVVLPLYPQYCASTTASTFDAVAASLGKKRWMPELQFITHYHDQADYIQAVADKIRAHWQQNGQAEKLIFSYHGIPKRYLTNGDPYHCECYKTSRLIAENLGLAKDQHFTSFQSRFGREEWLKPYTDFSLKQFAAEGVKSVQVVCPGFSADCLETIEEVAVENRDYFLNAGGESYQYIEALNAEPAHIDAMAQILQPYLANMINSPQNLAQREKLAKSLGAEK, from the coding sequence ATGAAATACCAAGGCAATTCTGCGTTTAGCCACAAGCAAATAGATAAAGTTGGCGTGTTAATTACAAATTTAGGTACCCCAGATGCGCCAAAGAGAAAACAACTCAGAGCCTATTTAAAAGAATTTTTATCGGATCCTAGAGTGGTTGAAGTACCCAGATTAATTTGGTGGTTTATTTTGAATCTAGTGATCCTTAATATTCGCCCTAGTCGTTCTGCTAAGGCCTATGCAACTGTATGGACCGAAAGGGGCTCACCTTTGATGTTTCATACTCAAGACCAAGCCGTCGATTTAAGAGAAAAGTTACAACAAATCCACGGTGATAACATAGTGGTTGAATTTGCTATGCGCTATGGCTCTCCTTCGATAGATTCTGTGATAGATAAAATGTTACAGCAAGGGGTACGAAAATTAGTGGTATTGCCTCTGTATCCTCAATATTGCGCTTCTACTACAGCCTCTACTTTTGATGCAGTGGCTGCTAGTTTAGGTAAAAAACGTTGGATGCCTGAATTACAATTTATTACTCATTACCACGACCAAGCTGATTATATTCAAGCAGTTGCCGACAAAATTCGCGCTCATTGGCAACAAAATGGTCAGGCAGAAAAACTAATATTTAGTTATCACGGTATACCTAAGAGATATTTAACCAATGGCGACCCTTACCATTGTGAATGTTATAAAACCTCTCGTTTGATCGCAGAAAATTTGGGTTTAGCAAAAGATCAACATTTTACTAGTTTTCAGTCGCGTTTTGGTCGAGAAGAATGGCTGAAGCCCTATACCGATTTTTCGTTAAAACAATTTGCCGCTGAGGGAGTGAAGTCTGTGCAGGTGGTTTGCCCTGGGTTCTCAGCTGATTGTCTAGAAACTATTGAAGAAGTTGCAGTAGAAAACCGTGATTATTTTTTAAATGCTGGTGGTGAAAGTTACCAGTACATTGAAGCATTAAATGCTGAACCTGCGCATATAGATGCTATGGCACAAATTCTTCAGCCCTATTTAGCTAATATGATTAATTCACCACAAAACTTGGCACAGCGAGAAAAATTGGCTAAATCTTTAGGTGCAGAAAAGTAG
- a CDS encoding TonB-dependent siderophore receptor, giving the protein MYIKPSYLMIGIFIPSSLLINTVLAGQINITEVGGIEGEKVEVEKFEIVGQRNQAQSLPSLETEKLLAVAGIDGDPIASVFSLPGVVYAGGDAGGEPAIRGSSPDDNAFYIDNMPTDYIFHLFGDSIFNKNLLRDFNLQAAAFSSQYGNATGGIFDVQLRDPKAQPIEVKLDASLLKVGLLVEGETLDNQAFYFSYRRSLIHLFLKEGKEGEDEDVGLTIFDAPVSDDYQGKYQWLIGNNHKLTFNINGASDGAGINISDLSESGKLDPDVIGDYRVNSKFDSQGIQWEWFANQYDIISLGVNHVLSENKDSYGDEQYQKTENDQFNLRFLGQTRRFSQQTISLGFDLQSNDFNYSFDMIPYFCTDHTNNCNEQKGQRTLGADNITANLYGLYITDIWQMHPDLSLELGLRAEYDDYTKTHFTHPRTQLNWQISPKMTVFVKAGSYSRFPDINTALKLIGNPDIKPPEAKHYSAGLKWQLANNWHTTTELYHKALSQLPLAIDLQYDTEEKRYTNDLSGTAKGLEWLLEKNLSDNWNGWLSISWSESERTDELTHITSEYYLDTPWIMNSVFNYHLTERWEFGFRFTARSGAKYTPIVGLRSNPDYPNNYLAIYGELNSETLPTYSRLDLQAKYSYQIMGKPAALTFAVINALANSNVSGYYYKPDGTETPDNFTVASEEGMGIFPSIGFEATF; this is encoded by the coding sequence ATGTATATCAAGCCCAGTTATCTGATGATCGGTATATTTATACCTAGTAGTTTACTTATCAATACTGTATTAGCAGGACAGATAAATATAACTGAAGTTGGGGGAATAGAGGGTGAAAAAGTCGAAGTTGAAAAATTTGAAATTGTAGGGCAAAGAAACCAAGCACAAAGTTTACCTTCGTTAGAAACTGAAAAACTATTAGCCGTCGCGGGAATTGATGGTGATCCCATAGCGTCGGTTTTTAGTTTACCAGGTGTAGTCTACGCAGGCGGTGATGCAGGTGGTGAGCCTGCTATTCGTGGTTCCTCTCCCGATGATAACGCTTTTTATATAGACAACATGCCAACTGACTATATATTTCATCTATTCGGCGACAGCATTTTTAACAAAAACTTGTTACGTGATTTCAACTTACAAGCTGCCGCATTCTCTAGTCAATATGGTAATGCCACGGGAGGCATTTTTGATGTGCAATTAAGAGACCCTAAGGCCCAACCGATAGAAGTAAAACTAGATGCGAGTTTACTCAAAGTCGGTCTTTTGGTTGAGGGCGAGACTCTCGATAATCAAGCCTTTTATTTTTCATATCGCCGTAGTTTGATCCATTTGTTTCTAAAAGAAGGGAAAGAGGGAGAAGATGAGGACGTTGGTTTAACCATATTTGATGCGCCTGTAAGCGATGACTATCAAGGTAAATACCAATGGTTAATTGGCAATAATCATAAACTTACCTTCAATATTAATGGTGCAAGTGATGGTGCCGGCATCAATATTTCAGACTTGTCAGAGTCAGGCAAACTTGATCCAGACGTGATTGGCGATTACAGAGTCAACAGCAAATTTGATAGTCAAGGCATACAATGGGAATGGTTTGCCAACCAATATGACATTATTAGCTTAGGCGTGAATCATGTATTGTCTGAAAACAAAGATAGTTACGGTGACGAGCAATACCAAAAAACTGAAAATGATCAGTTTAACTTACGTTTTTTGGGGCAAACAAGACGCTTTAGTCAGCAAACTATAAGCCTCGGATTCGATTTACAAAGCAACGATTTTAATTACTCCTTTGACATGATCCCTTACTTTTGCACAGACCATACTAATAATTGTAACGAACAAAAGGGGCAACGTACCCTAGGTGCAGATAATATTACGGCAAACCTATACGGGCTATATATCACTGATATTTGGCAAATGCATCCGGACTTAAGTTTAGAGTTAGGCTTAAGAGCAGAATACGACGATTATACTAAAACACATTTTACTCATCCTAGGACACAACTAAACTGGCAAATTAGTCCCAAAATGACTGTTTTTGTCAAAGCGGGATCATATAGTCGATTTCCTGATATAAATACTGCACTCAAGCTCATTGGCAACCCTGATATTAAACCACCTGAGGCCAAGCATTATTCTGCAGGTTTAAAATGGCAACTTGCCAACAATTGGCATACAACGACTGAGCTTTACCATAAAGCATTATCTCAACTCCCATTAGCCATTGATTTACAATACGATACTGAAGAAAAACGTTACACCAATGACCTATCCGGGACCGCAAAGGGGTTGGAATGGTTATTAGAAAAAAACCTATCAGACAACTGGAATGGCTGGTTATCTATTAGCTGGTCTGAAAGTGAAAGAACAGATGAACTAACTCATATCACCAGCGAATATTATTTAGATACACCCTGGATAATGAATAGCGTATTTAACTATCACCTTACCGAAAGATGGGAATTTGGCTTTCGTTTCACAGCCAGAAGTGGTGCCAAATACACACCTATTGTTGGCTTACGTTCCAATCCAGATTATCCTAATAACTATCTAGCTATCTACGGCGAGCTGAACTCAGAAACCCTTCCCACATACAGTAGGTTAGATCTGCAAGCAAAATATAGCTATCAGATAATGGGCAAACCCGCAGCCTTGACCTTTGCCGTTATTAACGCTTTGGCCAATAGCAATGTTTCAGGTTATTACTACAAACCTGATGGCACAGAAACACCTGACAACTTCACCGTAGCAAGTGAAGAGGGAATGGGGATATTTCCATCGATAGGCTTTGAAGCCACATTCTAA
- a CDS encoding DUF4112 domain-containing protein, which produces MTNKIQAPEALLKAQKLADLTDTKIRIPFLGLSFGLDFLIGLIPFVGDIIMAVVSLQIVKLAKDMAVPAELRTLMYRHIVLDFLFGLIPMVGDFVDLFYKANQKNVRIMETWWVSENHQKIKASSQAMVNEWNNVKQ; this is translated from the coding sequence ATGACAAATAAAATTCAAGCTCCGGAAGCATTATTAAAAGCACAAAAATTAGCTGATTTAACTGACACTAAGATACGCATTCCTTTTTTAGGACTCAGTTTTGGCTTAGATTTTTTAATCGGTTTAATTCCATTTGTGGGAGACATTATTATGGCCGTTGTTTCTTTGCAAATAGTAAAATTAGCCAAAGATATGGCTGTACCCGCAGAGCTAAGAACCTTAATGTATCGACATATTGTATTAGATTTTTTATTTGGTTTAATCCCAATGGTTGGGGATTTTGTAGATTTGTTTTATAAAGCCAATCAAAAAAATGTGCGTATTATGGAAACATGGTGGGTGAGTGAAAACCATCAAAAAATAAAAGCCAGTAGCCAAGCAATGGTTAATGAATGGAATAATGTTAAACAATAA
- a CDS encoding MipA/OmpV family protein, which translates to MQTRCLFKLLLASFCFCSAGVFAQSNNQPTANVHSDNPEGKFSWSLTIATDIVLTESMFIGAEQDQDLDFVNISILLDLYYKGFFIQTNKHRFGGYANGAEVGYELEVNDQYEIDLINKMYLPGFSSSYVGTIDTRDIPELEGIKDREFISSQGIRYMRYLSNSVYWIDLAANIFGDEHSGWVVDGFYSYILQKRNWDINLGVGASFYSSNMNNYYFSIKPEEATQIRTEYKPGAGYRLQIEAFVQRPINEDWLFNGGLTISHYSKSIADSPIVVRENEVTAQIGFSYVF; encoded by the coding sequence ATGCAAACGAGATGTTTATTTAAATTGTTGCTCGCCAGCTTTTGCTTCTGCAGTGCAGGGGTATTTGCACAAAGTAATAATCAGCCAACGGCTAACGTCCATTCTGATAACCCTGAAGGAAAATTTAGTTGGAGCTTAACCATAGCGACTGACATAGTTTTGACAGAGTCGATGTTTATTGGTGCAGAGCAAGATCAAGATTTGGATTTTGTTAATATTTCTATTTTGTTGGATCTATATTATAAGGGTTTTTTTATTCAAACGAATAAGCATAGATTTGGTGGGTATGCGAATGGTGCTGAAGTTGGTTATGAATTAGAGGTGAATGATCAATACGAAATCGACTTAATCAATAAAATGTATTTACCCGGATTTTCGTCTTCTTATGTTGGCACAATTGATACCCGAGATATCCCAGAATTAGAGGGAATTAAAGATCGTGAGTTTATCTCGAGTCAAGGGATCCGATATATGCGCTATTTATCAAACTCAGTATATTGGATAGATTTAGCGGCAAATATATTCGGCGATGAACACAGTGGCTGGGTGGTAGATGGCTTTTACAGTTACATTTTGCAGAAACGGAATTGGGATATAAATTTAGGCGTAGGGGCTAGTTTTTATTCAAGCAATATGAATAATTACTATTTTTCTATTAAGCCAGAAGAAGCGACTCAGATCAGAACCGAGTATAAACCAGGGGCAGGCTATCGTTTACAAATAGAGGCCTTTGTTCAGCGGCCAATAAATGAAGATTGGTTATTCAATGGAGGACTGACGATTAGTCATTATTCTAAGAGTATTGCTGATAGTCCTATAGTGGTTCGAGAAAATGAAGTCACTGCTCAAATAGGCTTTAGTTATGTATTTTAA
- a CDS encoding ATP-binding protein — MKKIYIGIVFTVIGSLVFLGWVLDLVVQDNTEQTLPADLVVYQKMMAGMAKSLDQLKDFELAAQVTKFSEQFQVSVVLEQTANLALPQTLDKQLTIHNTLVLQSGEATHFYYLLTAHPNMLLSMAIPKESDEGYLQDIALTLVLYLGISLSLVAWLVPLTKRLSLLDKLAARFGLGQLDVRIKPSRFSYIDGIESSFNRMATQIETLVADNKLLAGSLSHDLRTPVACLRFGIEAALDCNDIKQKTVYLHRVEQELTRLENMLEAFLEYASMERNGLSLSPAEHDLSQFVTSIANELTPLANNKQQRITVHKPENAISLYFDGHWIHRAILNLLSNGMDYCVNAIEIQLQETEFDWVIKVHDDGKGVPVDKRDSIFEAFVTANTSRTRENTNFGLGLAIVKRVANWHAGQVKVETSTLLGGACFSFSLPKVSPLISKEISPK, encoded by the coding sequence TTGAAAAAAATATACATTGGGATTGTTTTTACTGTTATTGGTTCACTGGTTTTTTTAGGCTGGGTGTTGGACTTAGTAGTACAAGATAACACTGAGCAAACTTTACCTGCTGATTTAGTGGTTTATCAAAAAATGATGGCAGGCATGGCTAAATCTTTAGATCAATTGAAAGACTTTGAATTAGCAGCCCAAGTGACAAAATTTTCTGAACAATTCCAGGTGAGTGTTGTGTTAGAACAAACGGCTAATTTAGCTCTGCCGCAAACGTTGGATAAGCAACTTACAATTCACAACACACTTGTTTTGCAATCAGGTGAGGCGACGCATTTTTATTATTTACTCACCGCTCATCCCAATATGTTACTCAGTATGGCTATACCTAAAGAGTCTGATGAAGGTTATTTGCAGGATATTGCATTAACGTTAGTCTTGTATTTAGGTATCAGTTTGTCTCTGGTGGCATGGCTAGTGCCTTTAACTAAAAGACTCTCTTTATTAGATAAATTAGCGGCACGATTTGGTCTAGGACAACTTGATGTGCGTATTAAACCTAGTCGTTTTTCTTACATCGATGGAATCGAATCTAGTTTCAATCGTATGGCCACACAGATAGAAACCTTAGTCGCTGATAATAAATTATTAGCAGGTAGTTTATCCCATGATTTACGTACCCCAGTTGCTTGTTTACGTTTTGGGATCGAGGCCGCGCTAGATTGTAATGATATAAAGCAAAAAACAGTCTATTTGCACAGAGTCGAGCAAGAGTTAACGCGGCTAGAAAATATGCTCGAAGCCTTTTTAGAATATGCGAGTATGGAGCGCAATGGTTTATCGTTAAGTCCTGCAGAGCACGATTTAAGCCAATTTGTGACATCAATTGCCAACGAATTAACTCCCTTAGCCAATAATAAGCAGCAGCGGATTACTGTGCATAAACCAGAAAACGCTATTTCCTTGTACTTTGACGGGCACTGGATACACAGAGCTATTCTTAATTTGCTCTCTAACGGTATGGATTATTGTGTTAACGCTATTGAAATCCAATTGCAAGAGACTGAATTTGATTGGGTAATTAAGGTTCATGATGACGGAAAAGGGGTGCCGGTAGATAAACGAGACAGTATCTTTGAGGCCTTTGTCACTGCCAATACAAGTCGTACTCGAGAAAACACAAATTTTGGTTTGGGCTTAGCCATTGTTAAACGTGTGGCTAATTGGCATGCTGGCCAAGTAAAAGTAGAAACTTCGACCTTGTTAGGTGGTGCCTGCTTTTCTTTCAGTTTACCGAAAGTTTCTCCATTGATTTCTAAAGAGATTAGTCCAAAATAG
- a CDS encoding DUF3859 domain-containing protein: MSKLRFNFAISSYGIYENWDEKSKQLPNIQTFTTNIPAQLDIEFGFILHALKAKGKRLDWTIFHPDLPDKNGVVMPPFEGEVYVRNNDWEFYLGDTIWEPIHNKVGDWRMIIECDDKIIAEKTFSVLVEHGDGEIQFWKKRGY, encoded by the coding sequence GTGTCTAAGTTACGTTTCAATTTTGCAATTAGTAGTTATGGAATATATGAAAATTGGGACGAAAAAAGTAAGCAGTTACCTAACATTCAAACCTTTACCACTAACATCCCCGCCCAATTAGATATTGAATTTGGTTTCATTCTGCACGCCTTAAAAGCGAAAGGTAAGCGTCTTGATTGGACTATCTTTCATCCTGATTTACCTGATAAAAATGGCGTGGTCATGCCTCCTTTTGAGGGGGAAGTTTATGTGCGTAATAATGACTGGGAATTTTATTTAGGGGATACAATATGGGAGCCTATCCACAATAAAGTAGGGGATTGGCGTATGATAATTGAATGTGATGATAAAATTATCGCTGAAAAAACCTTTAGTGTATTAGTTGAGCATGGTGATGGTGAAATTCAATTTTGGAAAAAAAGAGGTTATTAG
- a CDS encoding DUF3019 domain-containing protein, with amino-acid sequence MYFKQQLKWILLLYFSCSSPSFAQDKLMSSAQLLVQPNKCVALNQGRECFAELTIRWQQNETSDYCLFIQEFNAYPRLLRCWHDVNQAVWQYEFQSTNDSQFLLMKKMPQTVLASAKVQVSWLYKASIRKRRWRLF; translated from the coding sequence ATGTATTTTAAACAACAGTTAAAATGGATTTTATTGTTGTATTTTAGTTGTTCTTCTCCATCTTTCGCTCAAGATAAGTTAATGTCATCAGCTCAGTTGCTGGTACAACCTAATAAGTGTGTTGCCCTTAATCAAGGGCGGGAGTGTTTTGCCGAGTTAACTATTCGTTGGCAACAAAATGAAACCAGTGACTATTGCTTATTTATTCAAGAGTTTAATGCCTATCCTAGATTATTGCGTTGTTGGCATGACGTTAATCAGGCTGTGTGGCAATATGAATTTCAATCAACAAACGATAGCCAATTTTTGTTAATGAAAAAAATGCCGCAAACAGTGTTAGCTTCTGCAAAGGTTCAAGTCAGCTGGTTGTATAAAGCCAGTATCCGAAAACGCAGATGGCGACTTTTTTAG